One stretch of Epinephelus lanceolatus isolate andai-2023 chromosome 15, ASM4190304v1, whole genome shotgun sequence DNA includes these proteins:
- the msh4 gene encoding mutS protein homolog 4, which produces MFRSSTEEVGDTSECGQTWGVSPMDRSGLIETTSYGPASASSGSSHQSLDEGSTSSSHGPSLPRVASGQFPHSLRLARTSSSLLASTSDSSLHRRGGTPKLIRIPGSAGVIGTSCSSAATTSGASVIVAVVEGRGLARGEIGMASLNLKCPELILSQFADTGTYAKVITKIHILVPLEILMPDTASEKGKGTKLFNLITENFPGVAFTAIQRKYFNERKGLEYIQQLCAPEFGTVLMEVQAKYYCLAAAAALLKYLEFIQNSVYAAKSLKVSFKGSEQTAMIDSASAANLELVVNNRDHRSEHTLLGVLNHTKTPGGARRLRSNILEPLVDVDTINIRLDSIQELLQDEELFFGLKNAIGHFLDIDQLLSVLVQIPKQETVQVAEAKITHVIQLKHTLDLVPRIRMVLKNCNTALLKAYSASLEDNRFDMILEQIKTVINDDTTYLKGSLNMRTQKCYAVRPNINEFLDIARRAYTEIVDDIAGLVTQIGEKYGLPMRTSFSTARGFFIQMKLEGVLLPEGKLPSEFIKVTRHKNNYSFTIADLVKMNDRCDEALREIFHMSYVVICQLLSTIHEHIHCLYKLSDAISMLDMLLSLANACTISDYVRPEFTDTLAIKQGRHPMLERMVGQQPVSNNSYISEGSNFVIITGPNMSGKSTYLKQVALCQIMAQIGSFVPAEYASFRVADQIFTRIGVDDDFETNSSTFMLEMKEISYIIHNVSDRSLIIIDELGRGTSAEEGIGICHSVCEVLLSLKAFTLFATHFLQLCQLESLYPNVENQHMEVQRTRSSDTGAESVVYTYLLNRGCSEERNYGLRAAEMTALPSSIIQEAKIIASRVSQQLLAKHHSDPETQRQRAVYHLATRLLQTARNSRLDPDSLRMYLKGLKKQYEAELQGAGQPASIDAEEE; this is translated from the exons ATGTTTCGTAGCAGCACAGAGGAGGTGGGTGACACCTCAGAGTGTGGACAAACTTGGGGAGTGTCCCCTATGGACAGGAGCGGACTAATTGAAACGACCTCATACGGTCCAGCATCAGCTTCCTCCGGTTCATCCCACCAAAGTTTAGATGAAGGCAGTACGAGCTCCAGCCATGGTCCATCACTCCCCCGTGTGGCCTCAG GTCAGTTCCCTCATAGCCTCAGGTTAGCCAGGACCAGTTCATCACTACTTGCATCCACCTCGGACAGCTCCCTCCATAGACGTGGAGGAACACCGAAACTCATAAGGATCCCAGGGTCTGCTGGGGTCATTG GAACAAGTTGCTCCTCTGCAGCCACAACCTCTGGTGCCTCTGTGATTGTAGCAGTGGTTGAGGGGCGTGGTTTGGCCAGGGGAGAGATTGGCATGGCAAGTCTCAACTTGAAATGTCCAGAGCTTATACTCTCTCAGTTTGCAGACACTGGGACGTATGCCAAG GTCATAACCAAGATTCACATCTTGGTGCCACTGGAAATACTGATGCCAGACACAGCCAGTGAGAAGGGGAAAGGGACAAAGCTGTTCAACCTCATCACAGAGAACTTCCCG GGAGTAGCTTTTACTGCTATCCAAAGGAAGTATTTTAATGAAAGGAAAGGACTGGAGTACATTCAGCAGCTGTGTGCGCCAGAATTTGGCACTGTCCTCATGGAAGTGCAAGCTAA GTATTACtgcctggcagcagcagcagctttgctGAAATACTTAGAGTTCATCCAGAACTCCGTCTACGCTGCCAAGTCTCTTAAAGTGAGCTTTAAAGGGAGCGAACAGACAGCGATGATTGACTCAGCATCTGCCGCTAACTTGGAGTTGGTGGTCAATAATAGAGACCACAG GAGTGAGCATACTCTTTTAGGAGTGCTTAACCACACCAAAACACCTGGTGGTGCTAGAAGGTTGCGCTCGAATATTCTGGAGCCTCTGGTTGATGTGGACACCATCAACATACGCTTAGACAGCATACAAGAGCTGCTGCAGGACGAGGAGCTGTTCTTTGGCCTGAAAAATG CCATAGGTCATTTCCTCGACATTGACCAGCTGCTCTCTGTTCTCGTTCAAATCCCAAAGCAGGAAACA GTTCAGGTTGCTGAAGCAAAAATTACTCACGTCATTCAACTGAAACACACATTGGACCTGGTGCCACGGATAAGG ATGGTGTTGAAGAACTGCAACACAGCTCTGCTAAAGGCATACAGCGCCTCACTGGAAGACAACAG GTTTGACATGATCCTAGAGCAGATCAAGACAGTGATTAATGATGACACTACCTACCTGAAGGGGAGCCTGAACATGCGCACCCAGAAGTGTTATGCAGTCCGCCCCAACATCAACGAGTTCCTCGACATTGCACGCAGAGCCTACACTGAGATAGTGGATGACATTGCAG GGTTAGTGACCCAGATCGGGGAGAAATATGGTTTGCCAATGCGCACCAGCTTCAGCACAGCTCGAGGTTTCTTCATCCAGATGAAGCTTGAAGGAGTGCTCTTGCCTGAAGGGAAACTCCCCTCTGAGTTCATCAAG GTAACCAGGCACAAGAACAACTACAGCTTCACTATTGCAGACCTGGTGAAGATGAATGACCGCTGTGACGAGGCCCTGAGGGAGATCTTTCACATGTCCTATGT GGTGATATGTCAACTGCTCAGCACTATACACGAGCACATCCACTGCCTTTACAAGCTCTCTGATGCCATATCCATGCTGGACATGCTGCTGTCACTGGCCAATGCATGCACCATCTCAGACTATG TGCGCCCAGAGTTCACAGACACGCTGGCCATCAAGCAGGGTCGTCACCCCATGCTGGAGCGGATGGTTGGACAGCAGCCTGTATCAAACAATAGCTACATCTCCGAGGGCAGCAACTTTGTCATCATCACTGGACCCAACATGAGCGGCAAATCCACCTACCTCAAACAGGTGGCGCTGTGTCAGATCATGGCGCAGATAG GCTCTTTTGTCCCTGCTGAGTACGCCTCTTTCCGTGTTGCCGATCAGATTTTCACCAGAATAGGTGTGGATGATGATTTTGAAACTAACTCTTCCACCTTCATGTTGGAAATGAAGGAG ATCTCTTACATAATCCACAACGTAAGTGACAGGTCCCTGATCATCATAGATGAGCTGGGGCGTGGCACCAGCGCTGAGGAGGGCATCGGCATCTGCCACTCAGTTTGCGAGGTCCTCCTTAGCCTCAAG GCGTTCACCCTGTTTGCCACACACTTTCTTCAGCTGTGCCAGCTAGAGTCACTTTATCCCAATGTGGAGAACCAGCACATGGAGGTCCAGCGGACACGCAGTAGTGACACTGGTGCAGAGAGTGTGGTGTACACATACTTGCTGAATCGAGGATGCTCTGAAGAAAGAAATTATG GTCTGAGAGCAGCAGAAATGACAGCACTTCCTTCAAGCATAATCCAAGAGGCAAAGATAATTGCCTCCAGAGTTAGCCAGCAGCTTTTG GCCAAACATCACAGTGATCCGgaaacacagaggcagagagctGTGTACCACCTGGCCACCCGCCTCCTGCAGACTGCCAGGAACTCCAGACTGGACCCTGACAGCCTGCGTATGTATCTGAAGGGCCTGAAGAAGCAGTATGAGGCCGAGCTGCAGGGAGCAGGGCAGCCAGCATCCATTGACGCAGAGGAGGAATGA
- the vcpkmt gene encoding protein N-lysine methyltransferase METTL21D, with protein sequence MAADTDEGAYFVREIEKNDGSTLKLKQCYLGDVGCVVWDAAIVLAKYLETKQFYDPSSGVNVWAGSSVVELGAGTGVVGLMAATLGAQVTVTDLEELQTLLRVNIQENQALITSGSITAKVLKWGEDVSDFQPPPHYVLMADCIYYEQSIAPLVESLKLLSGPETCIICCYEQRTEGVNPKVERRFFELLHQSFDCEEIPLDKQDPEFSSPDIHILHIRRKV encoded by the exons ATGGCGGCCGACACAGATGAAGGTGCTTATTTTGTGAGAGAAATTGAGAAAAACGACGGGTCAACGCTAAAACTGAAGCAGTGCTACTTAGGAGACGTTGGCTGTGTTGTTTGGGATGCTGCTATCGTTCTGGCAAAATATTTAGAGACGAAACAATTTTACGATCCGTCCTCAGGAGTGAACGTGTGGGCTGGCAGCAGTGTTGTGGAGCTCGGAGCTGGGACTGGAGTAGTTGGTCTGATGGCAGCAACACTGGG AGCTCAAGTCACTGTGACAGACCTGGAAGAGTTGCAGACCCTCCTGAGGGTGAACATCCAGGAGAACCAGGCACTCATCACCAGTGGATCAATTACTGCCAAGGTACTGAAATG GGGTGAAGATGTGTCTGACTTCCAGCCTCCCCCACATTATGTCCTTATGGCAGATTGCATCTACTATGAGCAG TCCATTGCTCCACTGGTGGAGAGCTTGAAGCTGCTCTCTGGACCAGAGACCTGCATTATATGCTGCTATGAGCAACGCACAGAAGGCGTCAATCCAAAAGTGGAAAGGCGTTTTTTTGAG TTGCTGCATCAAAGCTTTGACTGTGAGGAGATCCCTTTAGACAAGCAAGATCCAGAGTTTAGCAGTCCAGACATCCACATCCTGCACATCCGGAGAAAAGTCTGA
- the arf6b gene encoding ADP-ribosylation factor 6b, protein MGKMLSKIFGNKEMRILMLGLDAAGKTTILYKLKLGQSVTTIPTVGFNVETVTYKNVKFNVWDVGGQDKIRPLWRHYYTGTQGLIFVVDCADRDRIDEARQELHRIINDREMRDAIILIFANKQDLPDAMKPHEIQEKLGLTRIRDRNWYVQPSCATTGDGLYEGLTWLTSNYKS, encoded by the coding sequence ATGGGGAAAATGCTGTCTAAAATATTTGGCAACAAGGAGATGAGAATATTAATGCTCGGACTTGATGCTGCTGGAAAGACAACAATCCTTTACAAACTGAAACTCGGACAGTCTGTCACCACAATCCCCACAGTCGGCTTCAATGTGGAGACTGTCACCTACAAAAATGTCAAGTTCAACGTCTGGGATGTTGGGGGCCAAGATAAGATTCGTCCTCTGTGGCGACACTACTACACGGGCACCCAGGGGTTAATTTTTGTGGTGGATTGCGCGGACAGGGATCGCATCGACGAGGCAAGGCAGGAGCTCCACCGCATCATTAATGACCGGGAGATGAGGGATGCCATCATCTTGATATTCGCCAATAAGCAAGACCTTCCGGATGCCATGAAGCCACATGAAATCCAGGAGAAGCTCGGATTGACCCGCATCAGAGATAGGAATTGGTATGTTCAGCCCTCCTGTGCGACCACAGGTGATGGACTGTATGAGGGCTTGACATGGCTAACCTCAAATTACAAATCTTAA